A part of Citrifermentans bremense genomic DNA contains:
- a CDS encoding hypoxanthine-guanine phosphoribosyltransferase, which yields MLLKDMEDIRQKADCLKSAQEVDAALSRMAQQITERLAGTDPVAICIMNGGLFVTGKLVDKLPFALELDYLHATRYGAELTGGSLLWKVKPERSLKGRTVLLVDDILDEGVTLAEIERYCREEGAAAVYTAVLVDKIHDRKAPGAKADFVGLEVEDRFLFGCGMDIAGYWRNLPALYAMKEQN from the coding sequence ATGTTACTGAAAGACATGGAGGACATCCGGCAGAAGGCCGACTGTCTGAAGTCCGCACAGGAAGTCGACGCTGCGCTGTCACGCATGGCGCAGCAGATAACCGAGCGGTTGGCGGGAACCGACCCTGTGGCGATTTGCATCATGAACGGCGGGCTGTTCGTCACCGGCAAGCTGGTGGACAAACTCCCCTTCGCGCTGGAGCTCGACTACCTTCACGCTACCCGTTACGGCGCGGAGCTGACCGGCGGAAGCCTGCTTTGGAAAGTAAAGCCGGAGCGGTCACTCAAGGGGCGCACGGTGCTCCTGGTGGACGACATCCTGGACGAGGGGGTGACCCTCGCAGAGATCGAGCGCTACTGCCGCGAGGAAGGCGCCGCCGCGGTCTACACCGCGGTGCTGGTAGACAAGATCCACGACAGGAAGGCGCCCGGCGCCAAGGCCGACTTCGTCGGTCTGGAGGTAGAGGACCGCTTCCTCTTCGGTTGCGGCATGGACATCGC
- a CDS encoding amino acid adenylation domain-containing protein codes for MYLLQRLLTESAATFPDNTAVSFRNQELSYAELEAQSNQLSALLKRRGVARGDRVGILLNKSLESIVSVFGILKAGAIYVPLDPAAPAARQASIIRHCGIEIAIAAPQLLERLVAEAEEPLPLRAAIVTGSSAGVLPPDQSVSCSGWNEMLGESSGSPADDGVCGAAPAYILHTSGSTGSPKGVVISHLNALTFVEMAARFFGISPRDRLANHAPLHFDLSIFDIFCAVKSGATVVLVPEALSAFPVRLADFMQNEGITVWNSVASLLTKLADQGALERLTLEKLRLVHFSGDLMPVKYLQTLKQCMPSAAFYNIYGQTEANSSLCFRVPDLLEQGEWKIPIGTPFPNFEVFAVDEGGKVVTEPGEEGELHVLSSTVALGYWNDCGRTQAQFAPDPRNPSAHARVYKTGDLARVDAAGNFVFAGRRDHMVKSKGFRVELDEIEIVLNSHPGVRQAAVVAVPDDLAGSRIVAYVCPREGATLEPRTLAALCSEHLPKYMVPELISCLASLPVNSNGKIDRKALERAFLEGAAD; via the coding sequence ATGTACCTACTGCAACGGTTACTCACCGAGAGCGCCGCCACCTTCCCCGACAACACAGCCGTCTCCTTCCGCAACCAGGAGCTCTCCTATGCCGAGCTCGAGGCGCAAAGCAACCAGCTGAGCGCACTCCTCAAACGGCGCGGGGTGGCGCGGGGAGACCGGGTCGGGATCCTTCTCAACAAGTCGCTGGAGTCCATCGTCTCCGTCTTCGGAATCCTCAAGGCGGGGGCGATCTACGTGCCGTTGGACCCGGCGGCGCCGGCCGCGAGACAGGCCTCCATCATCAGGCACTGCGGCATCGAGATCGCCATCGCCGCGCCGCAACTATTGGAGCGGCTTGTCGCCGAGGCAGAGGAGCCCCTGCCGCTTCGGGCAGCCATCGTCACAGGTTCTTCGGCGGGAGTCCTCCCCCCGGATCAAAGCGTGAGCTGCAGCGGCTGGAACGAAATGCTGGGCGAGAGCTCCGGCTCCCCTGCCGACGACGGTGTTTGCGGCGCGGCTCCCGCCTATATCCTGCATACCTCCGGCTCCACCGGCTCGCCCAAGGGGGTGGTGATCTCCCACCTGAACGCCCTCACCTTCGTCGAGATGGCGGCCCGCTTCTTCGGGATCTCCCCGCGCGATCGCCTGGCCAACCACGCGCCCCTGCATTTCGACCTCTCCATCTTCGACATCTTCTGCGCCGTGAAAAGCGGCGCCACCGTGGTGCTGGTCCCCGAGGCGCTCTCGGCCTTCCCGGTGCGCCTGGCGGACTTCATGCAGAACGAGGGGATCACGGTGTGGAACTCGGTGGCGTCGCTTCTGACCAAGCTCGCCGACCAGGGCGCGCTGGAGCGGCTCACCCTGGAGAAGCTGCGCCTGGTCCACTTCTCCGGGGACCTGATGCCGGTAAAATACCTGCAGACCCTGAAGCAGTGCATGCCTTCGGCCGCCTTCTACAACATCTACGGCCAGACCGAGGCCAACTCCTCCCTTTGCTTCAGGGTTCCCGACCTACTGGAGCAAGGAGAATGGAAGATCCCGATCGGGACCCCCTTCCCCAACTTCGAGGTTTTCGCAGTCGACGAGGGGGGGAAAGTGGTGACCGAACCGGGAGAGGAGGGGGAGCTGCATGTCCTGAGTTCCACCGTGGCACTGGGATACTGGAACGACTGCGGCAGGACCCAGGCGCAGTTCGCACCGGACCCGCGCAACCCTTCCGCCCACGCCAGGGTCTACAAGACCGGGGACCTGGCCCGCGTGGACGCCGCCGGCAACTTCGTCTTCGCCGGCCGCAGAGACCACATGGTTAAGAGCAAGGGGTTCCGGGTGGAGCTGGACGAGATCGAGATCGTCCTGAACAGCCACCCCGGCGTCAGGCAGGCGGCCGTCGTCGCCGTCCCGGACGACCTGGCCGGGAGCAGGATTGTGGCCTACGTCTGTCCGCGCGAGGGGGCCACGCTCGAACCCCGAACGCTCGCAGCCCTTTGCAGTGAACATCTCCCCAAATACATGGTGCCGGAGCTCATCAGCTGCCTAGCCTCCCTGCCGGTCAATTCCAACGGCAAGATCGACCGCAAGGCACTGGAACGGGCCTTTCTCGAAGGGGCTGCCGACTGA